One Narcine bancroftii isolate sNarBan1 chromosome 3, sNarBan1.hap1, whole genome shotgun sequence DNA window includes the following coding sequences:
- the LOC138758000 gene encoding protein SPMIP2 isoform X5 gives MSLLAVRNIPVNSWRSAEPGRGSVVFTGPDASSDYKSKLPDFPYYIGESRHISAEKTGDLNYLYRSGPYASYQNRKDCYVGEIGWGLCLGNNLNRSTLLSGKQIKRGEFREQAEDKESHRYQNPWFCLT, from the exons ATGTCGCTCCTTGCGGTCAGGAATATCCCTGTTAACTCCTGGAGATCTGCTGAACCAGGCAGAGGATCGGTTGTATTTACAG GACCAGATGCTTCAAGTGATTACAAATCAAAACTGCCCGACTTTCCATACTATATTGGTGAGAGTAGGCACATCTCGGCTGAAAAGACAGGTGACCTAAACTACTTGTATCGGTCTGGACCTTATGCTTCATATCAAAATCGTAAGGACTGCTACGTAGGAGAGATTGGCTGGGGACTGTGTTTAGGCAATAACCTAAACAGATCAACTCTTTTAAGTGGCAAGCAAATCAAG AGAGGTGAATTCCGAGAGCAAGCTGAAGATAAAGAGAGTCATCGGTACCAAAACCCATG GTTCTGTCTGACATGA